From Budorcas taxicolor isolate Tak-1 chromosome 19, Takin1.1, whole genome shotgun sequence, the proteins below share one genomic window:
- the AATK gene encoding LOW QUALITY PROTEIN: serine/threonine-protein kinase LMTK1 (The sequence of the model RefSeq protein was modified relative to this genomic sequence to represent the inferred CDS: substituted 1 base at 1 genomic stop codon), translating into MLACLCCKKGGIGFKEFENAEGEEYAADFSAQGSPAAAAQNGPDVYVLPLTEVSLPMAKQPGRSVQLLKSTDLGRHSLLYLEEIGHGWFGKVFLGEVNSGISSTQVVVKELKASASVQEQMQFLEEAQPYRALQHCNLLQCLAQCAEVTPYLLVMEFCPMGDLKGYLRSCRVAEAMAPDPLTLQRMACEVACGVLHLHRNNYVHSDLALRNCLLTADLTVKIGDYGLSHGKYREDYFVTADQLWVPLRWIAPELVDEVHCNLLVVDQTKASNVWSLGVTIWELFELGAQPYPHHSDRQVLAYAVREQQLKLPKPQLQLTLSDRWYEVMQFCWLQPEQRPTAEEVHLLLSYLCAKGATEAEEEFERRWRSLRPGGGSAGAGLGVAGLALGGTGELLATSSFPLLEQFAGDGFHAEGDDVLTVTETSHGLNFEYKWEAGRGTEAFPPPEGALSPGRDARLQELCVPDGAPPGVVPVLSAHSPSVGSEYFIRLEDPAPAADHDPDCTGCAPSALAAALGPDGSDHDDDSDGSTAASLVMEPLLGHAPPVDGPWGHCDHYPCKSHARDLPCASRSPSPETPMLAEPGAEDIDWGVGAFCPPFFEDPLGISPSRSSGDQPSPGGEELREAEASRAAQYRHWSSNVSANNNRGSRAPESWVPGLSGYTDCCPGAKQTLWAIPELGHPLTPEDPRESLLGPKGASLVQELGHCLGLPHLYPAEGLTPAPCLVASPWTEAAVSGGDSPQAEPRLAEEAEGSAGLQLPLPSIPSPSQEGAPLPAEEASTPPTLPASPTPTGSQAPATEPAQTRDSSSSSPELEAPGSEDEDTTEATSGVFTDLSSDGPQAEKLDVTPAFRSLQKQVGTPDSLDSLDIPSSASDGGCEIFSPSAVSTPGGQLRALDSGYDTENYESPEFILKEAHEPCEPEAFGELASEGESPGPETQLSASLGGLSEKNPYRDSAYFSDLDTEPEPPVGPKKHGGVPVPEPKPNLDSLKSPRMQSAQPSPELGVPGEAQGTGPREVPPLPLSPPEDSSPEPSACPTGPRQEPPSPQDPAQVPPMPSPVSSKIFLLTPVRPSSESHRPELQETLGLLSGSNLQERTGGPGASRTPLCLALPGLPVAPEGRPEEEEEDSEDSDESDEELRCYSIQEPSEESEEEVPPVPVVVAESQSARNLRSLLKMPSLLSEAFCEDLERKKKAVSFFDDVTVYLFDQESPTRELGEPFPGAKESPPTLPAGSPGSPSASCRPRRADPSPEAPGTEPDGEFEWNDGLMLTSAQEPASRIPAETPKSVGPSPFSRFTVSPAPASRFSITHVSDSDSGSVGGSGPAPVWVPLEPXEGAEVGSLKDGGFQVAVLPLQPCLEVPMAPLCKVVPSPTQLPKQCGCTHGQRQGTGSCCRSRAVGRGGAAQGVFL; encoded by the exons GAGTTTGAGAATGCCGAGGGGGAAGAGTACGCGGCCGACTTCTCGGCACAGGGCTCCCCGGCCGCAGCGGCTCAGAACGGGCCTGACGTGTACGTCCTGCCGCTCACTGAGGTCTCCCTGCCCATGGCCAAGCAGCCTGGGCGCTCAG TGCAGCTGCTCAAGTCCACAGACCTGGGCCGGCACAGCCTTCTGTACCTGGAGGAGATTGGACACGGCTGGTTTGGGAAG GTATTCCTGGGGGAGGTGAACTCAGGCATCAGCAGCACCCAGGTGGTGGTAAAGGAGCTGAAGGCGAGCGCCAGCGTGCAAGAGCAGATGCAGTTCCTGGAGGAGGCGCAGCCCTACAG GGCCTTGCAGCACTGCAACCTGCTCCAGTGCCTGGCCCAGTGCGCCGAGGTGACGCCCTACCTGCTGGTGATGGAGTTCTGCCCAATG GGGGACCTCAAGGGCTACCTGCGGAGCTGTCGGGTGGCCGAGGCCATGGCGCCCGACCCCCTGACCCTGCAGCGCATGGCCTGCGAGGTGGCCTGTGGCGTCCTGCACCTGCATCGCAACAACTACGTGCACAG tgaCCTGGCTTTGAGAAACTGTCTGCTCACGGCTGACCTGACAGTCAAGATCGGCGACTATGGCCTGTCTCACGGCAAATACAGG GAAGACTACTTCGTGACGGCTGACCAGCTGTGGGTGCCGCTGCGCTGGATCGCGCCTGAGCTGGTGGACGAGGTGCATTGCAATCTGCTGGTGGTGGACCAGACCAAGGCCAGCAACGTGTG GTCCCTGGGCGTGACCATCTGGGAACTCTTCGAACTGGGAGCACAGCCCTACCCCCACCACTCGGACCGGCAGGTGCTGGCCTATGCTGTCCGAGAACAGCAGCTCAAGCTGCCCAAGCCTCAGCTGCAGCTGACTCTCTCCGACCGCTG GTACGAGGTGATGCAGTTCTGCTGGCTGCAGCCTGAGCAGCGGCCAACGGCGGAGGAGGTGCATTTGCTGCTGTCCTACCTGTGCGCCAAGGGCGCCACCGAGGCGGAGGAGGAATTTGAGCGGCGCTGGCGCTCACTGAGGCCCGGTGGCGGCAGCGCGGGTGCCGGGCTAGGGGTGGCAGGCCTGGCCCTGGGGGGCACGGGTGAGCTGCTCGCCACCTCCTCCTTCCCGCTGCTGGAGCAGTTCGCTGGCGACGGCTTCCACGCGGAGGGCGACGACGTGCTGACAGTGACTGAGACCAGCCACGGCCTCAACTTTGAGTACAAGTGGGAAGCGGGCCGCGGCACCGAGGCCTTTCCGCCACCAGAGGGCGCCCTGAGCCCGGGCCGAGACGCGCGGCTGCAGGAGCTCTGTGTCCCGGATGGCGCGCCCCCGGGCGTGGTGCCGGTGCTCAGCGCTCACAGCCCCTCGGTGGGCAGTGAGTACTTCATCCGCCTGGAAGACCCTGCGCCTGCCGCGGACCATGACCCCGACTGCACTGGCTGTGCCCCCAGCGCGCTTGCCGCCGCGCTGGGCCCCGATGGTAGTGACCACGATGATGACTCTGACGGGAGCACCGCCGCCTCGCTGGTCATGGAGCCGCTGCTCGGCCACGCGCCGCCCGTGGATGGCCCCTGGGGCCACTGCGACCACTACCCCTGCAAGAGCCACGCCCGTGACCTGCCCTGCGCCTCCCGCTCACCCTCACCGGAGACTCCGATGCTGGCGGAGCCTGGAGCCGAGGATATCGACTGGGGTGTGGGGGCCTTCTGCCCCCCGTTCTTTGAGGACCCACTGGGCATATCCCCCTCGCGGAGCTCTGGGGACCAACCATCTCCAGGTGGGGAGGAGCTGAGGGAGGCTGAGGCGTCCAGAGCCGCCCAGTACAGACACTGGAGCTCCAACGTGTCTGCCAACAACAACCGCGGCAGTCGAGCACCGGAATCCTGGGTCCCAGGCCTCTCAGGCTACACGGACTGCTGCCCTGGTGCGAAGCAGACTTTGTGGGCCATCCCTGAGCTGGGCCATCCTCTGACCCCAGAGGATCCCAGAGAGTCTCTCCTTGGGCCAAAGGGGGCCTCCTTGGTTCAGGAGCTGGGCCACTGCCTCGGCCTCCCCCATCTGTATCCTGCTGAGGGCCTGACACCTGCCCCCTGCCTGGTCGCCTCTCCCTGGACAGAGGCAGCCGTAAGTGGGGGTGATAGCCCgcaggcagagcccaggctcGCAGAGGAGGCCGAGGGCTCTGCTGGACTCCAACTGCCCCTTCCCTCTATCCCATCCCCATCCCAAGAGGGAGCCCCACTTCCTGCTGAGGAGGCCAGCACCCCACCCACCCTGCCTGCCTCACCCACGCCCACTGGAAGCCAGGCACCTGCCACTGAGCCAGCCCAGACccgcgacagcagcagcagctcccctgAGCTGGAGGCTCCAGGAAGTGAAGATGAGGACACGACTGAGGCCACTTCTGGTGTCTTCACTGACTTGTCCAGCGATGGCCCACAGGCTGAGAAACTAGACGTGACCCCAGCTTTCCGCTCCCTGCAGAAGCAGGTGGGGACCCCCGACTCCTTGGACTCCCTGGACATCCCGTCCTCGGCCAGTGATGGCGGCTGTGAGATCTTCAGCCCATCAGCTGTCAGCACCCCTGGCGGGCAGCTCCGAGCCCTGGACAGCGGCTATGACACGGAGAACTATGAGTCCCCCGAGTTCATACTCAAGGAGGCGCATGAGCCCTGTGAGCCCGAGGCCTTTGGGGAGCTGGCCTCAGAGGGTGAGAGCCCGGGGCCCGAGACTCAGCTCTCTGCCTCCCTAGGTGGCCTCAGTGAGAAGAATCCCTACCGTGACTCTGCCTACTTCTCAGACCTGGACACGGAGCCCGAGCCACCCGTGGGCCCCAAGAAGCATGGAGGTGTTCCGGTCCCCGAGCCGAAGCCTAATCTGGACAGCCTGAAGAGCCCCAGGATGCAGTCTGCACAGCCCTCCCCTGAGCTGGGGGTACCCGGGGAGGCACAGGGCACTGGACCCAGGGAGGTGCCACCACTGCCACTGTCACCGCCTGAGGACTCTTCCCCAGAGCCAAGCGCCTGCCCCACAGGCCCCAGGCAGGAGCCTCCCTCGCCCCAAGACCCAGCTCAGGTGCCGCCCATGCCCAGCCCCGTGAGTTCTAAGATTTTCTTGCTGACTCCAGTCCGGCCAAGCTCAGAAAGCCACCGCCCAGAGctccaggagaccctgggtctGCTGTCAGGGTCGAACCTGCAGGAACGGACTGGGGGCCCAGGTGCCTCCAGAACCCCGCTCTGCCTGGCCCTGCCTGGACTCCCTGTGGCCCCGGAGGGGCGgcctgaggaggaagaggaggacagCGAGGACAGTGACGAGTCGGATGAAGAGCTCCGCTGCTATAGCATCCAGGAGCCGAGTGAGGAGAGCGAGGAGGAGGTGCCACCCGTGCCAGTGGTGGTGGCAGAGAGCCAGAGTGCTCGGAACCTGCGCAGCCTGCTTAAGATGCCAAGCCTGCTGTCCGAGGCCTTCTGCGAGGACCTGGAGCGCAAGAAGAAGGCTGTGTCCTTCTTCGACGACGTCACTGTCTACCTCTTTGACCAG GAAAGCCCCACCCGAGAGCTCGGGGAGCCCTTCCCTGGTGCCAAGGAGTCACCCCCGACGTTGCCAGCGGGCAGCCCAGGCTCCCCCAGTGCCTCCTGCCGGCCACGGCGGGCTGACCCCTCCCCTGAAGCCCCTGGGACTGAACCGG ACGGAGAGTTCGAGTGGAATGATGGCCTCATGCTGACGTCGGCCCAAGAGCCAGCCTCGCGCATCCCCGCCGAGACTCCCAAGTCCGTCGGGCCCAGCCCCTTCTCGCGCTTCACCGTCTCACCAGCGCCTGCGTCCCGCTTTTCCATCACGCACGTCTCCGACTCGGACTCCGGGTCCGTGGGAG GGTCTGGACCAGCTCCTGTCTGGGTCCCACTGGAGCCCTGAGAAGGGGCTGAGGTGGGCAGCCTGAAAGATGGGGGCTTTCAGGTCGCAGTCTTGCCGCTGCAGCCCTGTCTGGAGGTGCCCATGGCTCCCCTCTGCAAGGTAGTGCCCAGCCCTACCCAGCTGCCAAAGCAATGTGGGTGCACCCATGGTCAGCGTCAGGGGACAGGTTCCTGCTGCAGGAGTCGGGcagtgggaaggggtggggcagCACAGGGCGTATTTTTGTAA